One genomic window of Dunckerocampus dactyliophorus isolate RoL2022-P2 chromosome 7, RoL_Ddac_1.1, whole genome shotgun sequence includes the following:
- the mex3a gene encoding RNA-binding protein MEX3A yields MPSLLVLAGLMEKNGGYGGDLAGSGFGGEALLVPPDDDEDDSRALRVALGQLSLLGLGEGEDGSGGGGGAPTTGVQDRSNNNNNNHHQHHHGGGGGDASILQGKSKLCALYESSSSEPKGRGCNITECVPVPSSEHVAEIVGRQGCKIKALRAKTNTYIKTPVRGEEPVFLITGRKEDVALARREIISAAEHFSMLRASRNKLGVSFSGSPPTPLPGQTTIQVRVPYRVVGLVVGPKGSTIKRIQQQTCTYIVTPSRDRDPVFEITGSPSNAERAREEIEAHIAFRTGGLHDHNNENDCLGPNGGTSPAGSSSGLESRLQQVWGLQGGQRKPLTSSYRQNFSDAMVGGGGGGDSEGGGVYNKGNFSSSGEKPCSFFGSEGTQSWGDPDYPKQMAFYAQQRSKSFGGLPLPLTRLSPGLPEPCGGTTNSSVTSIGTVSGSPHAQARRAHSEPTSAGEGSFPGRLPVPDSPPATVRDCMTCFESKVTAALVPCGHNLFCMECAIRICELNHPECPVCHTQVTQAIRIFS; encoded by the exons ATGCCGAGCCTGCTGGTTCTAGCAGGGCTCATGGAGAAAAACGGGGGCTACGGCGGGGATCTAGCCGGCTCCGGCTTCGGAGGCGAGGCTCTCCTGGTGCCGCCCGACGACGACGAGGACGACTCCCGTGCCCTGCGGGTCGCGCTGGGCCAGCTGTCTCTGCTGGGGCTCGGCGAGGGCGAGGACGGCAGCGGAGGCGGCGGCGGAGCCCCGACGACAGGAGTGCAGGACcggagcaacaacaacaacaacaaccaccaCCAGCACCACCACGGCGGCGGCGGGGGGGACGCGTCGATTCTGCAAGGGAAGAGCAAGTTGTGCGCCCTGTACGAGAGCTCGTCCAGTGAACCCAAAGGACGAGGCTGCAACATCACTGAATGTGTCCCAGTGCCCAGCTCCGAACATGTGGCCGAGATAGTGGGCAGGCAAG GTTGCAAGATAAAAGCCCTGCGGGCCAAGACCAACACCTACATCAAGACCCCGGTCAGAGGAGAGGAGCCGGTGTTTCTGATCACCGGCCGCAAGGAAGACGTGGCCCTCGCTCGTCGAGAGATCATCTCGGCCGCCGAGCACTTCTCCATGCTGAGGGCGTCCCGCAACAAGCTGGGGGTGTCCTTCAGTGGCTCCCCGCCCACACCGCTGCCGGGCCAGACCACCATCCAGGTGAGGGTGCCGTACCGGGTGGTGGGGCTGGTGGTGGGGCCCAAAGGATCCACCATCAAACGCATCCAGCAGCAGACCTGCACGTACATCGTCACCCCCAGCCGAGACCGCGACCCTGTCTTTGAAATCACAGGGTCGCCAAGTAACGCCGAGCGAGCCCGCGAGGAGATCGAAGCGCACATCGCTTTCCGGACAGGAGGCCTACACGACCACAACAATGAGAACGACTGCCTGGGCCCCAACGGTGGAACCAGCCCGGCGGGCAGCAGCAGCGGTCTGGAGAGTCGTCTCCAGCAGGTGTGGGGCCTCCAGGGGGGCCAGCGCAAACCTCTCACCAGCAGCTACCGCCAGAACTTCTCAGACGCCATGGTCGGAGGGGGCGGGGGTGGCGATAGTGAGGGAGGCGGGGTCTACAACAAGGGCAACTTCTCCAGCTCTGGAGAGAAGCCTTGCTCCTTTTTTGGATCGGAGGGCACCCAGAGCTGGGGTGACCCCGATTACCCCAAGCAGATGGCCTTCTATGCCCAGCAGCGCTCCAAGAGCTTTGGAGGCCTCCCGTTGCCCCTGACCAGACTCTCGCCGGGCCTGCCCGAGCCATGTGGCGGCACCACTAACTCGTCAGTCACCAGCATCGGGACTGTGTCCGGCTCGCCTCACGCCCAGGCTCGCCGCGCCCACAGCGAGCCCACGTCGGCTGGCGAGGGCAGCTTCCCCGGGCGCCTCCCCGTGCCGGACTCACCGCCGGCCACCGTGCGGGACTGCATGACCTGCTTTGAGAGCAAGGTGACGGCCGCCCTGGTGCCCTGCGGCCATAACCTCTTCTGCATGGAGTGCGCCATCCGGATCTGTGAGCTGAACCACCCCGAGTGCCCCGTGTGCCACACACAGGTCACGCAGGCCATTCGAATATTCTCCTAA